The nucleotide sequence CATCACGGTTGTGGACGATCCCTTGTCCACGGTTGTCATGGGCACCGGCAAGGCGCTGGACAATCTGCACATTCTCAAAGAAGTGTGCATCGACTAGAACCGACTGTCCTCGCGCCCCTGTGCGGTTGACGCAATGCCGGAACTCGGTTCCGGCTCTGCGTCTCCGGCGCAGGGGCGCGGTTTATTATGCACCGCTTTAAGAGCGTTGCGCACGTTAAAACGCCCCGGCAGGGCTGCGCGAGCCGCCTTGCGCCACGTAACCCCAAGGCTCGGCATCCGCGCGGCCTGACGGCGAAGTGAGCGTGACTTTCACCTCTGAACGTGCAACGCTTCATAGGTAATCTGCTCTAGGAGCTTCGGCCAGTGACATTGCGGCGTCTTCTCCTCCTCGCGGGCACTTTGCTCATCCTGTTTCTGGGTATGTATTCCTGGAACCAGCGGACGCGTTTTCTGGACGATTTGGCCGCAAAACTGGGGCTGGAAATCACCGGCGCGGTGCTCACCCCCATCCGCTCCGCGCAGGACACTGCAGAAAGCATGTGGGACCGCTATTTTGACCTGGTGAGCGTGCGCGAAGAAAACGAGGCCCTCAAGCAAAATGTAGCCGAGCTCGAAGCCCGCCTGCTCGCCAACGGCGAGGATCTGGCCGAGCTCAAACGCCTGCGCGCCCTGGTGCAGTTGCCTGTAGACCAGACCTGGCGTCCGCTTGGCGCGCGCGTACTCTCGGGCCGCATGGGGCCCAACGCCGTTCTTGACAGCATCACCATCAGCCGTGGCTACAGCACGGGCGGGCGGCCCGGCACACCGCTGGTCACCCATCTGGGCCTTGTGGGCCGCGTGCTCAAGGCCAGCGCCCACAGCTCCATCGTGCTGCTGCTCACCGACCCCAGCAGCCGCATTGCCGTTTTTTCGCAGGAGACCCGCGCTCCCGGCATCCTGGTTGGCATGGGCACAGGCCAGAAGCTTGAAGTCAACTTTGTGCAGCGCGACGCCAAGGTAAAACCCGGCGAGATCCTCATCACTTCCGGCCTGGACGGCAAGTATCCCAAGGGCATACCCGTGGCCAAGGTTCTCAAGGTCGCCCCCTCGGACTACACCCAGTTTATGGCCATCAAGGCCGACCCGCTGGTCGATCTGCAGCACCTTGAAGAAGTGCTGCTGCTGGAACCCACCGGCGCGCCGCGTCCGCTGGACCTGGGCGACGCGCCCAAAGAATTCGTCGGGCCGCCCGCGCCCAAAAGCGCCACGCCATGAACAAGTTCAGCAGCACTGCATGGTGGCTTTGTTTTATGGCCGGGGCCATTATTTTGCAGGCGGCCGTGCCGGGGCTTGATGTGCTCACGGTGGGGCTGATCATCCTGCTGCAGGAGCGCGACTACAAAAACATGCTCTGGCTGCTGCCCCTGTTTATCCTGCTGCAGGAGGGCATGGGCACGCGCCCGTTTGGCGCGGTCATCGTCTGGTATGCGGCGGTGATAGTGCTGTTCAAGATGGGCCGCTGGCTTTTTGAAGTGGAAAACTTCATCTTTGTCTTTTTACTTTCCGCCTGTCTGGGCGCTGCATACTACGCGGTGGCCTGGCTTATGGCCCCCTTGCAAAACCTGCCCCTCGACGTGCAGGGAACCCTGGACCGAAGCCTGATTCAGGCTATCTTTGTGCCTTTCGCCTGGCGGCTGTTGGTGGCCACCCGCCACTGGAACCCCCATGATCAGGAAAACTGACAACACCTCCCTGCTCGCGCACAGCGACAAAGGCTCGCACAAGGGCATACGTTCCTGGCTCAAAATTCAGGTTGAGAGCGAGGGCTATCAGCCGCCGCGCGCTGGCGCCATCCTGCTGCAGGTCATGGTGGGACTGATGTTTTTTGTGCTGGTGGTGCGCTTTTGGTATCTGCAGGTGCACCGGGGCGAGGAGTTTGCCCGTCAGGCGCAGGACAACCGCCTGCGCATCGAGCGCATTTTTGCCCCGCGCGGGCGTATCCTGGACGACAAAAGCAGGGTGCTGGCCGACAACCGCACGGCCTACGGCCTTTCCATCGTGCGCGAAGACTGCCACGACATACCCGCCACGCTGGCCCAGATCAGCGAGTGGTCGGGCATACCCCTGCAGCAGATCTGGGACAAGTTCCGCCAGGACCGCTTTAAAGTTAAGCCTTTTGAACCGCTGTTGCTCATCACCGACATTGATTTTGATCTGGTGGCGCGCATCGAATCCGAAATCCACGAGTGGCCGGGGCTGGAAATTGTGGTGCGCACCAAGCGCAGTTACCCCGAGCGCGAGCTTTTTGCCCATATTCTGGGCTACGTGGCAGAAGCCAACGAACAGGAAATGGCCGCAGACAGCGCCCTGGCCATGGGCGACCTGGTAGGCAAGCAAGGGCTGGAACTCGAGCTGGAAAAACAGCTGCGGGGCCGCAAGGGCCTGTATGATGTGGAGGTGGACGCCCACGCCCGAGTGCTTGGCAAAACCCTGCGCGAAGAACCGCGCGGCGGCCACGAAATACACCTTTCGCTCGACGACGGGCTGCAAAAGGCCGCATGGGACGCCCTGGGCGGCGAGGCTGGTTGCATCGTGGTCATGGAACCCGACAGCGGCAAGCTGCGGGCGCTGGTAACCTCGCCCGCCTACGACAACAACCTTTTTGCCGCCGGCATCTCGCAACGCGACTGGGACGCCCTGCGCACCAACAACCGGTTTCCGCTGCAGAACCGCGTCATCCAGAGCGTTTACCCCCCGGGCTCGGTCTGGAAGCTGATTATGGCCACCATGCTGCTGGAAAAAGGCGTCAACGCGCGCGAAAGCGTGTTCTGCCCCGGTCAGGTCAAACTGGGCAACCAGATATTCCGCTGCTGGAAAAAAGGCGGGCACGG is from Desulfovibrio desulfuricans and encodes:
- the mrdA gene encoding penicillin-binding protein 2 — its product is MIRKTDNTSLLAHSDKGSHKGIRSWLKIQVESEGYQPPRAGAILLQVMVGLMFFVLVVRFWYLQVHRGEEFARQAQDNRLRIERIFAPRGRILDDKSRVLADNRTAYGLSIVREDCHDIPATLAQISEWSGIPLQQIWDKFRQDRFKVKPFEPLLLITDIDFDLVARIESEIHEWPGLEIVVRTKRSYPERELFAHILGYVAEANEQEMAADSALAMGDLVGKQGLELELEKQLRGRKGLYDVEVDAHARVLGKTLREEPRGGHEIHLSLDDGLQKAAWDALGGEAGCIVVMEPDSGKLRALVTSPAYDNNLFAAGISQRDWDALRTNNRFPLQNRVIQSVYPPGSVWKLIMATMLLEKGVNARESVFCPGQVKLGNQIFRCWKKGGHGSEDLVHALIDSCDVYFYQMGDRLGIDKIEEFAKACGFGRPTGIDLPHEKSGLVPSRDWKRRRFGRPWTRGETYNVSIGQGYTLVTPVQVAVFVSALLNGGELLKPQLVDDATREVRGRVPAKPETLKFVVEAMRRTANGGTAKVVGRKDADIGGKTGTAQVVKLKMTTGDRRLKTSEMEYAQRDHAWIATWGSKEGKTYVVIVMVEHGGGGSSVAGPIARKVYDYLFGPDPNAPMLAMPAPPPAVDHPE
- the mreC gene encoding rod shape-determining protein MreC, producing the protein MTLRRLLLLAGTLLILFLGMYSWNQRTRFLDDLAAKLGLEITGAVLTPIRSAQDTAESMWDRYFDLVSVREENEALKQNVAELEARLLANGEDLAELKRLRALVQLPVDQTWRPLGARVLSGRMGPNAVLDSITISRGYSTGGRPGTPLVTHLGLVGRVLKASAHSSIVLLLTDPSSRIAVFSQETRAPGILVGMGTGQKLEVNFVQRDAKVKPGEILITSGLDGKYPKGIPVAKVLKVAPSDYTQFMAIKADPLVDLQHLEEVLLLEPTGAPRPLDLGDAPKEFVGPPAPKSATP